Proteins encoded in a region of the Agromyces protaetiae genome:
- a CDS encoding peptide ABC transporter substrate-binding protein, translated as MKTKRIGVAAIALAAAGALVLTGCASGEPESSGAASDSAIISVNNTEPQNPLVPTNTNEVGGGKIVDSIFAGLITYEADGTAVNDVAESIETEDSQTYTITVRDGLTFTNGEPVNAQSFVDSWNYAAALDNAQFGSYFMKSIEGYSADENVPEMSGLTVVDDLTFTVKLSQPESDFPLRLGYSAYMPMPAAAFEDMEAFGENPIGNGPYMLDGEGAWKHNEGIKLVVNPDYDGPRVPQNGGIDMRFYASADASYADLQGGNLDMVDEIPDSALTSFQDEFEGSVNQAAALNATLTFPQDRMPHFSGDEGKLRRAAVSMAIDREEVTDVIFSGSRIPAKDFSSPVIDGFSEDIPGSEVLEFNPEEAAAKWAEADAISPWSGTLEIGYNADGPNQGWVDAVANQLKNNLGIDAVGTPYPTFAEFRDLITTNQNTIATRAGWQADYPALYNWLGPLFGTGAASNDGDYSNPEFDALLSEGLGASSPEAGIEKFQEAEAILFEDLPVIPLWNTSALGAWNSNLSNVEFGWNSVPLFHEITKSE; from the coding sequence TTGAAGACCAAGAGAATCGGCGTCGCCGCCATTGCTCTTGCAGCGGCCGGCGCGCTCGTGCTGACCGGCTGCGCGAGCGGCGAGCCTGAGTCGAGCGGTGCTGCCAGCGACTCGGCCATCATCTCGGTGAACAACACCGAGCCGCAGAACCCGCTGGTCCCGACGAACACCAACGAGGTCGGCGGCGGCAAGATCGTCGACTCGATCTTCGCGGGCCTGATCACCTATGAGGCCGACGGCACAGCGGTCAACGACGTCGCCGAGTCCATCGAGACCGAAGACTCGCAGACCTACACGATCACCGTTCGTGACGGCCTGACCTTCACCAACGGCGAGCCGGTCAACGCGCAGTCGTTCGTCGACTCGTGGAACTACGCCGCGGCGCTCGACAACGCCCAGTTCGGCAGCTACTTCATGAAGTCGATCGAGGGCTACAGCGCCGACGAGAACGTCCCCGAGATGTCGGGCCTCACGGTCGTCGACGACCTGACCTTCACGGTCAAGCTCTCGCAGCCCGAGTCCGACTTCCCGCTGCGACTCGGCTACTCGGCGTACATGCCGATGCCGGCCGCGGCGTTCGAGGACATGGAAGCCTTCGGTGAGAACCCGATCGGCAACGGGCCGTACATGCTCGACGGCGAGGGCGCATGGAAGCACAACGAGGGCATCAAGCTCGTCGTGAACCCCGATTACGACGGTCCGCGCGTGCCGCAGAACGGCGGCATCGACATGCGGTTCTACGCGTCCGCCGACGCGTCGTACGCCGACCTCCAGGGCGGCAACCTCGACATGGTCGACGAGATCCCCGACTCGGCGCTCACCTCGTTCCAGGACGAGTTCGAGGGCTCGGTCAACCAGGCCGCGGCGCTCAACGCGACGCTCACCTTCCCGCAGGACCGGATGCCGCACTTCTCGGGTGACGAGGGCAAGCTCCGTCGCGCCGCCGTCTCGATGGCGATCGACCGCGAAGAGGTCACCGACGTGATCTTCTCCGGCAGCCGCATCCCGGCCAAGGACTTCTCGTCGCCGGTCATCGACGGCTTCTCCGAGGACATCCCCGGCTCCGAGGTGCTCGAGTTCAACCCCGAAGAGGCTGCTGCGAAGTGGGCCGAGGCCGACGCGATCTCGCCCTGGTCGGGCACGCTCGAGATCGGCTACAACGCCGACGGCCCGAACCAGGGCTGGGTCGACGCGGTCGCCAACCAGCTGAAGAACAACCTCGGCATCGACGCGGTGGGCACGCCCTACCCGACCTTCGCCGAGTTCCGTGACCTGATCACGACCAACCAGAACACCATTGCGACGCGTGCCGGCTGGCAGGCCGACTACCCCGCCCTGTACAACTGGCTCGGCCCGCTGTTCGGCACGGGTGCGGCGTCCAACGACGGTGACTACTCGAACCCCGAGTTCGACGCACTCCTCTCGGAGGGCCTCGGCGCCTCGTCGCCCGAGGCGGGCATCGAGAAGTTCCAGGAGGCCGAGGCGATCCTCTTCGAGGACCTCCCCGTCATCCCGCTGTGGAACACCTCGGCGCTCGGCGCGTGGAACTCGAACCTCAGCAACGTCGAGTTCGGATGGAACTCGGTCCCGCTGTTCCACGAGATCACCAAGAGCGAGTAA
- a CDS encoding CPBP family intramembrane glutamic endopeptidase produces MHPALDHGDRDQPQREPSASRVRLEIAIVLALSLGASAVYSIVSIVARLTDERPLSQQSAAINQSRSSREWLDFTYQFLDVVFGLAVVALVLYLLWRPGQSPFRRIGFDLTRPARDLASGLGLVLVIGVPGLALYAAGRALGITVAVVPSPLDTHWWTIPILVLAALKAALTEELIVVGYLFTRLRELGVGPWATILSSALLRGTYHLYQGIGPFAGNVAMGIVFGWCYQRWGRTMPLVIAHWILDMVSFIGYPLAAGWWPELFAPPAG; encoded by the coding sequence ATGCATCCCGCGCTCGATCATGGCGATCGCGATCAGCCGCAGCGCGAGCCTTCGGCGTCGCGAGTGCGGCTCGAGATCGCCATCGTGCTCGCCCTCTCGCTCGGGGCATCCGCGGTCTACTCCATCGTGTCGATCGTCGCGCGCCTGACCGACGAACGGCCATTGTCGCAGCAGTCCGCCGCCATCAACCAGTCGCGGTCGAGCCGGGAATGGCTGGACTTCACCTACCAATTCCTCGACGTGGTGTTCGGGCTGGCCGTGGTCGCCCTCGTGCTCTACCTCCTGTGGCGGCCCGGGCAGAGCCCCTTCCGCCGCATCGGCTTCGACCTCACCCGACCGGCTCGCGATCTCGCGTCCGGTCTCGGCCTCGTCCTCGTGATCGGGGTGCCCGGTCTCGCGCTGTACGCCGCCGGTCGCGCGCTCGGCATCACCGTCGCGGTCGTGCCGTCACCGCTCGACACGCACTGGTGGACGATCCCGATCCTCGTGCTCGCAGCCCTCAAGGCCGCCCTCACCGAGGAGCTCATCGTCGTCGGCTACCTCTTCACCCGGTTGCGCGAGCTCGGGGTCGGCCCGTGGGCCACGATCCTCTCGAGCGCACTCCTCCGCGGCACGTACCACCTCTATCAGGGCATCGGGCCCTTCGCCGGCAACGTCGCGATGGGCATCGTCTTCGGCTGGTGCTATCAGCGATGGGGCCGCACGATGCCGCTCGTCATCGCGCACTGGATCCTCGACATGGTCTCCTTCATCGGATACCCGCTCGCCGCCGGATGGTGGCCCGAGCTCTTCGCGCCGCCCGCCGGCTGA
- the typA gene encoding translational GTPase TypA, which translates to MAKATRNDLRNVAIVAHVDHGKTTLVDAMLKQTHSFAEHAHVDERAMDSNELEREKGITILAKNTAVEYRGAHANGGSVTINVIDTPGHADFGGEVERGLSMVDGVVLLVDASEGPLPQTRFVLRKALEARLPVILLVNKTDRPDARIDEVVAESQDLLLGLASDMADDVPDLDLDAILDVPVVYASGKAGRASANKPENGQLPDSEDLEPLFAAILEHVPAPTYDDEAPLQAWVTNLDASPFLGRLALLRVFNGTIKKGQTVAWVRHDGSHSNVRVTELLKTKALERFPADDAGPGDIIAVAGFENITIGETLADPEDVRPLPAIHVDDPAISMTIGTNTSPIVGKVKGHKLTARMVKDRLDRELIGNVSLKVVDIGRPDAWEVQGRGELALAILVEQMRREGFELTVGKPQVVTKTIDGKVHEPYEHLTIDAPEEYLGAITQLLAARKGRMDNMANHGTGWVRMEFIVPSRGLIGFRTEFLTITRGTGIANAISHGYDVWAGTITTRNNGSIVADRAGVVTPFAIIALQERMTFFVNPTEEVYEGMVIGENSRNDDMDVNITKEKKLTNMRSSTADTFESMTPSRQLTLEECLEFAREDECVEVTPEKVRIRKVELDATARARAVSRLKKQG; encoded by the coding sequence ATGGCCAAGGCCACTCGCAACGACCTGCGCAACGTCGCGATCGTCGCCCACGTCGACCACGGCAAGACCACGCTCGTCGACGCCATGCTCAAGCAGACCCACTCGTTCGCCGAGCACGCGCACGTCGACGAGCGTGCCATGGACTCGAACGAGCTCGAGCGCGAGAAGGGCATCACGATCCTCGCGAAGAACACCGCGGTCGAGTACCGCGGTGCGCACGCGAACGGCGGCTCGGTCACGATCAACGTGATCGACACCCCGGGCCACGCCGACTTCGGCGGCGAGGTCGAACGCGGTCTGTCGATGGTCGACGGCGTGGTGCTGCTCGTCGACGCGTCGGAGGGTCCGCTGCCGCAGACCCGCTTCGTGCTGCGCAAGGCCCTCGAGGCACGGCTGCCCGTCATCCTGCTGGTCAACAAGACCGACCGCCCCGACGCGCGCATCGACGAGGTCGTCGCCGAGAGTCAAGACCTGCTGCTCGGCCTCGCGTCCGACATGGCCGACGACGTGCCCGACCTCGACCTCGACGCGATCCTCGACGTCCCCGTCGTGTACGCCTCCGGGAAGGCCGGCCGCGCGTCGGCGAACAAGCCCGAGAACGGCCAGCTGCCCGACAGCGAGGACCTCGAGCCGCTCTTCGCGGCGATCCTCGAGCACGTCCCGGCGCCGACGTACGACGACGAGGCGCCGCTCCAGGCGTGGGTCACGAACCTCGACGCCTCACCGTTCCTCGGCCGCCTCGCGCTGCTGCGGGTGTTCAACGGCACCATCAAGAAGGGGCAGACCGTGGCGTGGGTGCGTCACGACGGCTCGCACTCGAACGTGCGGGTCACCGAGCTGCTGAAGACGAAGGCGCTCGAGCGGTTCCCGGCCGACGACGCCGGTCCCGGCGACATCATCGCGGTCGCGGGCTTCGAGAACATCACGATCGGTGAGACGCTCGCCGACCCCGAGGATGTGCGCCCGCTGCCCGCGATCCACGTCGACGACCCCGCGATCTCGATGACGATCGGCACGAACACGTCGCCCATCGTCGGCAAGGTCAAAGGCCACAAGCTCACCGCACGCATGGTGAAGGACCGGCTCGACCGCGAGCTCATCGGCAACGTGTCGCTCAAGGTGGTCGACATCGGCCGGCCCGACGCGTGGGAGGTGCAGGGTCGTGGCGAGCTCGCGCTCGCGATCCTCGTCGAACAGATGCGTCGTGAGGGCTTCGAGCTGACGGTCGGCAAGCCGCAGGTGGTCACGAAGACCATCGACGGCAAGGTCCACGAGCCGTACGAGCACCTGACGATCGACGCGCCGGAGGAGTATCTCGGCGCCATCACGCAGTTGCTGGCCGCCCGCAAGGGCCGCATGGACAACATGGCGAACCACGGCACGGGCTGGGTGCGCATGGAGTTCATCGTGCCGAGCCGCGGGCTCATCGGCTTCCGCACCGAGTTCCTCACCATCACGCGCGGCACGGGCATCGCGAACGCGATCTCGCACGGCTACGACGTGTGGGCGGGCACGATCACCACGCGCAACAACGGCTCGATCGTGGCCGACCGCGCGGGCGTCGTGACGCCGTTCGCGATCATCGCGCTGCAGGAGCGCATGACCTTCTTCGTGAACCCCACGGAAGAGGTCTACGAGGGCATGGTCATCGGCGAGAACTCGCGCAACGACGACATGGACGTGAACATCACGAAGGAGAAGAAGCTCACGAACATGCGTTCGTCGACCGCTGACACCTTCGAGTCGATGACGCCGTCGCGTCAGCTCACGCTCGAGGAGTGCCTCGAGTTCGCACGCGAAGACGAGTGCGTCGAGGTCACGCCTGAGAAGGTGCGTATCCGCAAGGTCGAGCTCGATGCGACGGCGCGGGCCCGCGCCGTGTCGCGGCTCAAGAAGCAGGGCTGA
- a CDS encoding ABC transporter permease produces MSSKTRSTQAHFVAPVEETPLVAIDAVKAEGKPSNLWRDAWNDVRKRPMFWISSALILIVVVVALFPGWFTQTPPNNDCLLANSNGGPAPGHPLGFTKQGCDIYSRIIHGTSTSLSVGLIVTFLVAFLGILFGALAGFYGGWVDSVLSRVGDIFFSIPYILAAVVVMSVLSAYRNVWVISLAIGLFAWPATARVLRAEILRVRNSDFVMAATALGVSRFRILLRHVLPNSIAPVIVITTISLASAIVAEATLSFLGVGLPSSTMSWGNDIAQAQVDLRTAPQTLILPSIALSVTVLAFIMLGEVIRDALDPKARARR; encoded by the coding sequence ATGTCAAGTAAGACCCGATCGACCCAGGCGCATTTCGTCGCCCCGGTCGAAGAGACGCCGCTCGTCGCGATCGACGCGGTCAAAGCCGAGGGGAAGCCGTCCAACCTCTGGCGCGACGCCTGGAACGACGTGCGCAAGCGCCCGATGTTCTGGATCTCGTCGGCCCTGATCCTCATCGTCGTGGTCGTCGCCCTGTTCCCGGGCTGGTTCACCCAGACCCCGCCGAACAACGACTGCCTCCTCGCGAACAGCAACGGCGGCCCGGCCCCCGGTCACCCGCTCGGGTTCACCAAGCAGGGCTGCGACATCTACTCGCGGATCATCCACGGCACGTCGACCTCGCTCTCGGTCGGCCTCATCGTGACCTTCCTCGTCGCCTTCCTGGGCATCCTGTTCGGCGCCCTGGCCGGCTTCTACGGCGGCTGGGTCGACTCGGTGCTCTCCCGCGTCGGCGACATCTTCTTCTCGATCCCCTACATCCTCGCCGCGGTCGTCGTCATGTCGGTTCTCTCGGCGTACCGGAACGTGTGGGTGATCTCCCTGGCGATCGGTCTGTTCGCCTGGCCGGCCACGGCACGTGTGCTGAGAGCCGAGATCCTCAGGGTGAGGAACTCGGACTTCGTCATGGCGGCGACGGCCCTCGGTGTCTCGCGCTTCCGCATCCTGCTTCGGCACGTGCTGCCGAACTCGATCGCCCCGGTCATCGTCATCACGACGATCTCGCTGGCCTCGGCGATCGTCGCGGAGGCGACGCTGTCCTTCCTCGGCGTCGGCCTGCCCTCGTCCACGATGTCGTGGGGCAATGACATCGCCCAGGCGCAGGTCGACCTGCGTACGGCGCCGCAGACCCTCATCCTCCCGTCGATCGCGCTGTCGGTGACCGTTCTCGCGTTCATCATGCTCGGCGAGGTCATCCGCGACGCGCTCGACCCGAAGGCGAGGGCCCGGCGATGA
- the gcvP gene encoding aminomethyl-transferring glycine dehydrogenase codes for MNRASSAFGPDAFARRHIGTAPADQQRMLDELGYGSLDELMHAAVPASIRIGEQLTSVIPAAATEREAIAELRALAEQNAPRTSMIGLGYFGTITPAVIQRNVLENPSWYTAYTPYQPEISQGRLEALINFQTMVEDLTGLDIANASMLDESTAVVEGMLLARRASKSASNRFVVDADALPQTQALLAARAEAVGIELVVADLAGGKADHGEHFGVFVQYPGASGRVWNPADVIAASKAQGGLAVVAADLLALALITSPGELGADVAVGTSQRFGVPMGFGGPHAGYMAVRKGLERQLPGRLVGVSVDASGQPAYRLSLQAREQHIRREKATSNICTAQVLLAVMASMYAVYHGPRGIRHIATETAAKARLLATWLEEIGQRPAHEAYFDTLSVHVPGLAANVVARARELGVHLWQADEATVQVSVDETTTWHDLHTVVRAFGGPESRDVGFVGGTFANAIPEALHRTSGYLEHPVFNTHQSETQMMRYLKTLADRDYALDRGMIPLGSCTMKLNAATEMQAVTWPEFAELHPFAPEADVVGSLGLIEQLESWLAEVTGYDTVSLQPNAGSQGELAGLLAIRGYHRANGDTERDVCLIPSSAHGTNAASAVLAGLRVVVVATDELGNVDLDDLRTKIAEHADRLAALMITYPSTHGVYEHDVTQVTQAVHDAGGQVYVDGANLNALLGYARFGDFGGDVSHLNLHKTFCIPHGGGGPGVGPVAAKAHLAPYLPGHPMAQRADHAGGFVHEGGPVSAAPYGSPSILPISWAYVRMMGAEGLKQATAAAVLAANYVAARLREHYPVLYTGDHGLVAHECILDLRPLTAATGVTVDDVAKRLVDYGFHAPTMSFPVAGTLMVEPTESEDLAELERFIEAMIRIKEEADAVAAGKWPAEDNPLRNAPHTAESVIAGEWTHPYTREQAVYPVRSLVRGKYWPPVRRIDQAYGDRNLVCACPPIEAFA; via the coding sequence ATGAACCGCGCCTCTTCCGCCTTCGGCCCCGACGCCTTCGCCCGGCGCCACATCGGCACCGCCCCGGCCGACCAGCAGCGCATGCTCGACGAGCTCGGCTACGGATCGCTCGACGAGCTCATGCACGCCGCCGTCCCGGCCTCCATCCGCATCGGCGAGCAGCTGACCTCCGTGATCCCCGCCGCGGCCACCGAGCGCGAGGCGATCGCCGAGCTCCGCGCGCTCGCCGAGCAGAACGCGCCCCGCACCTCGATGATCGGCCTCGGCTACTTCGGCACGATCACACCCGCGGTCATCCAGCGGAACGTGCTCGAGAACCCGAGCTGGTACACGGCCTACACGCCGTACCAGCCCGAGATCTCGCAGGGCAGGCTCGAAGCGCTGATCAACTTCCAGACCATGGTCGAGGATCTCACCGGGCTGGACATCGCCAACGCGTCGATGCTCGACGAGAGCACCGCGGTCGTCGAGGGCATGCTGCTCGCGCGCCGCGCCTCGAAGTCCGCGTCGAACCGGTTCGTGGTCGACGCCGACGCGCTGCCGCAGACGCAGGCGCTGCTGGCCGCGCGGGCCGAAGCCGTCGGCATCGAGCTCGTCGTCGCCGATCTCGCCGGAGGCAAGGCCGACCACGGTGAGCACTTCGGGGTGTTCGTGCAGTACCCCGGGGCATCCGGCCGGGTCTGGAACCCCGCCGACGTCATCGCGGCGTCGAAGGCGCAGGGCGGTCTCGCGGTCGTCGCGGCCGACCTGCTCGCCCTCGCGCTGATCACGAGCCCCGGTGAGCTGGGCGCCGACGTCGCCGTCGGCACCTCGCAGCGGTTCGGTGTGCCCATGGGCTTCGGCGGTCCGCACGCCGGGTACATGGCGGTCCGCAAGGGCCTCGAACGGCAGCTGCCGGGCCGGCTCGTCGGCGTGTCCGTCGATGCATCCGGGCAGCCGGCCTACCGGCTGAGCCTGCAGGCGCGTGAGCAGCACATCCGGCGTGAGAAGGCGACGTCGAACATCTGTACCGCCCAGGTGCTGCTCGCCGTCATGGCCTCGATGTACGCGGTCTATCACGGGCCCCGAGGCATCCGGCACATCGCGACCGAGACCGCAGCGAAGGCGCGCCTGCTCGCGACCTGGCTCGAGGAGATCGGCCAGCGCCCCGCGCACGAGGCGTACTTCGACACCCTCAGCGTGCACGTACCCGGCCTGGCCGCGAACGTCGTCGCCCGGGCTCGCGAGCTCGGCGTGCACCTCTGGCAGGCCGACGAGGCCACCGTGCAGGTGTCCGTCGACGAGACCACGACCTGGCACGACCTGCATACGGTCGTGCGCGCCTTCGGCGGGCCCGAGTCGCGCGACGTCGGATTCGTCGGCGGCACCTTCGCCAACGCCATCCCCGAAGCGCTGCACCGCACCTCGGGATACCTCGAGCATCCGGTGTTCAACACGCACCAGTCCGAGACCCAGATGATGCGGTACCTGAAGACCCTCGCCGACCGCGACTACGCGCTCGACCGGGGCATGATCCCGCTCGGGTCGTGCACCATGAAGCTCAACGCCGCGACCGAGATGCAGGCCGTCACCTGGCCGGAGTTCGCCGAGCTGCACCCGTTCGCCCCCGAGGCCGACGTCGTCGGCTCGCTCGGACTCATCGAACAGCTCGAGTCGTGGCTCGCGGAGGTGACCGGGTACGACACCGTCTCGCTGCAGCCCAACGCGGGCAGCCAGGGTGAGCTCGCGGGCCTGCTCGCCATTCGCGGCTACCACCGCGCCAACGGCGACACCGAGCGCGACGTGTGCCTGATCCCGTCGAGCGCGCACGGCACGAACGCGGCGTCGGCCGTGCTCGCAGGGCTACGCGTCGTGGTCGTCGCCACCGACGAGCTCGGCAACGTCGACCTCGACGACCTCAGGACCAAGATCGCCGAGCACGCCGACCGGCTCGCGGCGCTCATGATCACCTACCCGTCGACGCACGGCGTCTACGAGCACGACGTCACGCAGGTCACGCAGGCCGTGCACGACGCCGGCGGCCAGGTGTACGTCGACGGCGCGAACCTCAACGCGCTCCTCGGCTACGCCCGTTTCGGCGACTTCGGCGGCGACGTCTCGCACCTCAACCTGCACAAGACGTTCTGCATCCCGCACGGCGGCGGCGGACCCGGCGTCGGGCCGGTCGCGGCGAAGGCGCACCTCGCGCCGTACCTGCCCGGCCACCCGATGGCGCAGCGCGCCGACCACGCCGGAGGCTTCGTGCACGAGGGCGGGCCGGTCTCGGCAGCGCCCTACGGGAGCCCTTCGATCCTGCCCATCTCGTGGGCCTACGTGCGCATGATGGGCGCCGAGGGCCTCAAACAGGCGACGGCCGCTGCGGTGCTCGCGGCGAACTACGTGGCCGCACGCCTGCGCGAGCACTACCCGGTGCTGTACACGGGCGACCACGGACTCGTCGCGCACGAGTGCATCCTCGATCTGCGGCCGCTCACCGCCGCGACCGGCGTGACCGTCGACGATGTGGCCAAGCGGCTCGTCGACTACGGCTTCCACGCGCCGACGATGTCGTTCCCGGTCGCCGGCACGCTCATGGTCGAGCCGACCGAGTCGGAAGACCTCGCGGAGCTCGAGCGGTTCATCGAGGCCATGATCCGGATCAAGGAGGAGGCCGACGCCGTGGCGGCGGGAAAGTGGCCGGCCGAGGACAACCCGCTGCGGAACGCCCCGCACACGGCCGAGTCGGTCATCGCGGGCGAGTGGACGCATCCGTACACGCGCGAGCAGGCGGTGTACCCGGTGCGCTCGCTCGTGCGCGGCAAGTACTGGCCGCCGGTGCGCCGGATCGACCAGGCCTACGGCGACCGCAACCTGGTCTGCGCGTGCCCGCCGATCGAGGCGTTCGCGTAA
- a CDS encoding ABC transporter ATP-binding protein, whose amino-acid sequence MSETTIGSNMQHDAANAERPLLEIKDLEVGFKTQTGMVKAVDGVNITLYRGQSLAIVGESGSGKSTTAHAIINLLPGSGRVTGGEILLDGQDLTKASKKEMESVRGRKIGFVPQDPMSNLNPVWSIGFQVEEGIRANGIATGRKEVKKRAIEVLKQAGLHDADRRLKQFPHQFSGGMRQRVLIGMGLAADPQLLIADEPTSALDVTVQRVILDHLESLTRELGTTLLFITHDLGLAAERAEQLVVMYKGRVVESGPSREILENPQHPYTQRLVAAAPSLASRRIQATGSIHAAEESMSADAESAAGEAIDLIATAEARAEALESAASQPPAIIVENLTKVFKIRGSGDFTAVDQVSFQIPKGSTTALVGESGSGKSTVAKMLLKLESSTSGKIVVGGKDLASVTGKELFDLRSRMQPVFQDPYGSLNPLRNIGNTIGEPLNTHNVGTRATRRERVFELLDQVSLPRTLAGRYPNELSGGQRQRIAIARALALKPEILVLDEAVSALDVLVQAQILRLLADLQGELDLTYLFITHDLAVVRVIADHVCVMRKGKIVEAATTDEVFETPKEQYTKDLLAAIPGANLKLGA is encoded by the coding sequence ATGAGTGAGACCACGATCGGATCGAACATGCAGCACGACGCAGCGAACGCCGAGCGCCCGCTCCTCGAGATCAAGGACCTCGAGGTCGGGTTCAAGACCCAGACGGGCATGGTCAAGGCCGTCGACGGCGTGAACATCACGCTCTACCGCGGTCAGAGCCTCGCGATCGTCGGTGAGTCGGGCTCCGGCAAGTCGACGACCGCGCACGCGATCATCAACCTGCTCCCGGGCAGCGGTCGCGTCACAGGCGGGGAGATCCTGCTCGACGGGCAGGACCTGACCAAGGCGTCCAAGAAAGAGATGGAGTCGGTCCGCGGCCGCAAGATCGGCTTCGTGCCCCAGGACCCGATGTCGAACCTCAACCCGGTGTGGTCCATCGGCTTCCAGGTCGAAGAGGGCATCCGCGCGAACGGCATCGCGACCGGGCGCAAGGAGGTCAAGAAGCGCGCGATCGAGGTGCTCAAGCAGGCCGGCCTGCACGACGCCGACCGGCGGCTGAAGCAGTTCCCGCACCAGTTCTCCGGCGGCATGCGGCAGCGTGTGCTGATCGGCATGGGACTCGCGGCCGACCCGCAACTCCTGATCGCCGACGAGCCGACGTCCGCGCTCGACGTCACGGTGCAGCGCGTCATCCTCGACCACCTCGAGTCGCTGACCCGTGAGCTCGGCACGACCCTGTTGTTCATCACGCACGACCTCGGCCTCGCGGCCGAGCGTGCCGAGCAGCTCGTGGTCATGTACAAGGGCCGCGTCGTCGAGTCGGGGCCGTCGCGCGAGATCCTCGAGAACCCGCAGCACCCGTACACGCAGCGACTCGTGGCCGCGGCCCCGAGCCTCGCGTCGCGCCGCATCCAGGCGACCGGCAGCATTCACGCCGCCGAGGAGTCGATGAGCGCCGACGCGGAGTCCGCCGCGGGTGAGGCGATCGACCTGATCGCCACGGCCGAGGCCCGCGCCGAGGCGCTCGAGTCCGCAGCGTCGCAACCGCCCGCGATCATCGTCGAGAACCTCACGAAGGTCTTCAAGATCCGCGGATCGGGCGACTTCACCGCGGTCGACCAGGTGTCGTTCCAGATCCCGAAGGGATCGACGACCGCGCTCGTCGGCGAGTCGGGTTCCGGGAAGTCGACCGTCGCGAAGATGCTGTTGAAGCTCGAGAGCAGCACCTCCGGCAAGATCGTCGTCGGCGGCAAGGACCTCGCGAGCGTCACCGGCAAAGAGCTGTTCGACCTGCGCAGCCGCATGCAGCCGGTCTTCCAGGACCCGTACGGCTCGCTGAATCCGCTCCGCAACATCGGCAATACCATCGGCGAGCCGCTGAACACCCACAATGTGGGCACGCGTGCGACGCGGCGCGAGCGGGTATTCGAGCTCCTCGACCAGGTCTCGCTGCCGCGGACGCTCGCGGGGCGGTACCCCAATGAGCTGTCCGGCGGTCAGCGTCAGCGCATCGCGATCGCGCGGGCGCTTGCGTTGAAGCCCGAGATCCTCGTCCTCGACGAGGCCGTCTCGGCGCTCGACGTGCTCGTGCAGGCGCAGATCCTCCGGCTGCTCGCGGACCTGCAGGGCGAGCTCGACCTGACCTACCTGTTCATCACGCACGACCTCGCGGTCGTCCGAGTCATCGCGGACCACGTGTGTGTGATGCGGAAGGGCAAGATCGTCGAGGCCGCGACCACCGACGAGGTGTTCGAGACCCCGAAGGAGCAGTACACGAAGGACCTGCTCGCGGCGATCCCTGGAGCGAACCTCAAGCTGGGCGCGTAG
- a CDS encoding ABC transporter permease, with translation MAGYILRRLLQAIPVLLGTTFLIYFMVFAMPGDPIAALFGDKQPPPQVIEQLRERYNLDQPFIVQYLLFLGGIFRGDFGVSFSGEPVTDILARTFPVTLQLAILAVFFEMVAGVTIGLISGLRKGGIFDASALVVSLILISLPIFVIAFTAQWLFGIQLGWFRTTVGAGAPIQDLILPALVLATISFAQIVRLTRASVIDTDGQDFVRTAASKGLSRGRIIPVHILRNSLIPVVTYLAVDFGVLMVGATVTEGIFNVPGVGRTLYQAIIRGEGPTVVSFVTVMVLIYLVVNLLVDLFYAVLDPRIRYVK, from the coding sequence ATGGCCGGATATATTCTGCGCCGACTGCTGCAGGCGATCCCTGTGCTGCTCGGCACCACGTTCCTGATCTATTTCATGGTGTTCGCCATGCCCGGCGACCCGATCGCCGCCCTGTTCGGCGACAAGCAGCCGCCACCCCAGGTGATCGAGCAGCTGCGCGAGCGGTACAACCTCGATCAGCCGTTCATCGTCCAGTACCTGCTGTTCCTCGGCGGCATCTTCCGTGGTGACTTCGGGGTGTCGTTCTCGGGCGAGCCGGTCACCGACATCCTGGCCCGCACGTTCCCGGTGACCCTGCAGCTCGCCATCCTGGCCGTCTTCTTCGAGATGGTCGCCGGCGTCACGATCGGGCTCATCTCGGGTCTGCGCAAGGGCGGCATCTTCGATGCGAGCGCCCTCGTGGTCAGCCTCATCCTGATCTCGCTGCCCATCTTCGTGATCGCGTTCACCGCGCAATGGCTCTTCGGCATCCAGCTCGGCTGGTTCAGAACGACCGTCGGCGCCGGAGCCCCGATCCAAGACTTGATCCTGCCCGCCCTGGTGCTTGCGACGATCAGCTTCGCGCAGATCGTCCGACTGACACGGGCGTCCGTCATCGACACCGACGGGCAGGACTTCGTGCGCACGGCCGCGAGCAAGGGCCTCTCGCGCGGCCGCATCATCCCGGTGCACATCCTGCGCAACTCGCTGATCCCGGTCGTGACCTACCTTGCCGTCGACTTCGGCGTGCTCATGGTCGGTGCGACCGTGACCGAGGGCATCTTCAACGTGCCGGGCGTCGGCCGCACGCTCTACCAGGCGATCATTCGAGGCGAAGGGCCGACCGTGGTCTCCTTCGTGACCGTCATGGTCCTGATCTACCTCGTGGTGAACCTGCTGGTGGATCTGTTCTACGCCGTTCTCGACCCGAGGATCCGCTATGTCAAGTAA